One stretch of Rhizobium rhizoryzae DNA includes these proteins:
- a CDS encoding UdgX family uracil-DNA binding protein (This protein belongs to the uracil DNA glycosylase superfamily, members of which act in excision repair of DNA. However, it belongs more specifically to UdgX branch, whose founding member was found to bind uracil in DNA (where it does not belong), without cleaving it, appears to promote DNA repair by a pathway involving RecA, rather than base excision.), with the protein MLKIRLNGCGDFMEWRDAARVLLMCNVSPADVVWESGSSVESGLGFGESELPVPSPTAASPSVPPAFLDLAQTVICHSDPDRFALLYRLLWRIRSERHLIGIVSDPDVIAARKLEKSVRRDSHKMKAFVRFKEVPSRDPMERRRAFFAWFEPDHHIVARMAPFFKRRFFDMDWVIATPKGSAAWDGEELTVSDEPAEKPEIRDDADELWRIYYANIFNPARLKVKAMTAEMPKKYWKNLPEADLIPDLIANAEAKVREMAERAASQPPAFHQRLQDRMAAGGMEEPSFPEGTLEALRQDARHCTRCELHCRATQTVFGEGSQSARVMFVGEQPGDQEDLAGRPFVGPAGKVFDTVVNEVGLDRKEFYVTNAVKHFKYEPRGKRRIHQKPNQGEIQACRWWLTKEVELIKPSLVVAMGATAYYALTDHKEKLQDVRGIPIAMSSGCTLFVTVHPSYLLRIPDEARKAAELEKFKSDMASVRRLMERQ; encoded by the coding sequence ATGCTGAAGATCCGTCTCAATGGATGCGGCGACTTTATGGAATGGCGCGATGCGGCGCGTGTTCTCCTGATGTGTAATGTGAGCCCCGCCGATGTGGTGTGGGAAAGCGGCTCATCGGTCGAGAGCGGTCTGGGTTTCGGCGAGAGCGAATTGCCGGTTCCGTCGCCAACAGCGGCTTCGCCCAGCGTACCACCGGCGTTTCTCGATCTGGCGCAGACGGTCATCTGTCATTCGGATCCGGACCGTTTTGCCTTGCTGTATCGGTTGCTCTGGCGCATTCGATCCGAGCGTCATCTGATCGGTATCGTTTCAGACCCGGATGTCATTGCTGCGCGCAAGCTGGAAAAATCCGTTCGCCGCGACAGCCACAAGATGAAGGCCTTCGTGCGCTTCAAGGAGGTTCCGTCTCGCGATCCGATGGAGCGGCGGCGGGCCTTCTTTGCCTGGTTCGAGCCTGATCATCACATCGTGGCGCGGATGGCGCCGTTCTTCAAGCGTCGCTTCTTCGATATGGATTGGGTCATCGCGACGCCCAAGGGGTCGGCTGCCTGGGATGGCGAGGAACTGACCGTCTCCGACGAACCCGCCGAGAAGCCGGAAATCCGCGACGACGCGGATGAACTCTGGCGGATCTATTATGCCAATATCTTCAATCCCGCGCGGTTGAAGGTGAAGGCAATGACGGCAGAAATGCCGAAGAAATACTGGAAGAACCTGCCGGAGGCGGACCTTATTCCCGACCTCATTGCCAATGCCGAAGCCAAGGTGCGCGAGATGGCCGAGCGTGCCGCCTCCCAACCGCCAGCGTTTCACCAGCGGCTTCAGGACCGGATGGCGGCCGGTGGGATGGAGGAGCCATCATTTCCAGAGGGGACACTGGAGGCTCTGCGTCAGGATGCCCGTCACTGTACCCGATGCGAACTGCATTGCCGGGCAACCCAAACCGTGTTCGGCGAAGGTTCACAATCGGCCAGGGTTATGTTCGTCGGTGAACAGCCGGGGGATCAGGAGGATCTGGCTGGCCGTCCCTTTGTTGGTCCTGCTGGCAAGGTTTTCGATACGGTGGTGAATGAGGTCGGGCTGGACCGGAAGGAATTTTACGTCACCAACGCGGTGAAGCATTTCAAATACGAACCGCGGGGCAAGCGCCGTATTCACCAGAAGCCGAACCAGGGGGAGATACAGGCCTGCCGGTGGTGGCTGACGAAAGAAGTGGAACTGATCAAACCGTCTCTGGTGGTGGCCATGGGGGCAACGGCCTATTACGCTCTGACCGATCACAAGGAAAAGCTTCAGGATGTGCGCGGCATCCCCATTGCCATGAGCAGCGGCTGCACGCTGTTTGTGACTGTCCATCCATCCTATCTGCTGCGCATTCCAGATGAGGCCAGAAAGGCGGCGGAACTGGAAAAGTTCAAGTCGGACATGGCGTCGGTCCGGCGGCTGATGGAGCGTCAATAG
- a CDS encoding putative DNA modification/repair radical SAM protein: MKKSLKERLAILSDAAKYDASCASSGTTRRDSTSSGGLGSTEGSGICHAYAPDGRCISLLKILLTNFCIYDCAYCINRSSSNVERARFTPEEVVWLTMEFYRRNYIEGLFLSSGIIRSSDHTMEEMVKIARDLRTVHNFRGYIHLKTIPEASAALIEEAGLYADRLSINIELPTDKGISQFAPEKKPEGIRRAMGDLRLKIEDASEPTLKTKRRKKFVPAGQSTQMIVGADGANDATILGTSARLYGSYGLKRVYYSAFSPIPDASSKLPLIKPPLVREHRLYQADWLYRFYGFDIGEITSATADGNLDLELDPKLAWALAHRDRFPVDVNKAAKEMLLRVPGFGTKTVRSILSSRRFRRLRIEDLGRLGVSLRKVQPFIVADGWTPHRMIDRSDLRQMFSPQPEQLTLF; this comes from the coding sequence ATGAAGAAGTCGCTGAAAGAACGTCTGGCCATCCTCTCCGATGCAGCAAAGTATGACGCGTCCTGCGCATCCAGCGGCACGACGCGGCGTGATTCAACCTCGTCTGGAGGATTGGGGTCGACAGAAGGGTCCGGCATCTGCCACGCCTATGCGCCCGATGGCCGCTGTATCTCGCTTCTCAAAATACTGCTGACGAACTTCTGCATTTACGATTGCGCCTATTGTATCAACCGGTCGTCCTCGAATGTGGAGCGGGCGCGCTTTACGCCGGAAGAGGTGGTCTGGCTGACCATGGAGTTCTACCGCCGGAATTATATCGAGGGCTTGTTTCTTTCTTCCGGCATTATCCGCTCGTCTGACCATACGATGGAGGAAATGGTCAAGATTGCGCGGGATTTGCGCACGGTTCACAATTTTCGCGGCTATATTCACCTGAAGACAATCCCGGAAGCGTCTGCGGCGTTGATCGAGGAGGCTGGGCTTTATGCCGACCGTTTGTCGATCAATATCGAACTACCCACGGACAAAGGCATCAGCCAGTTCGCACCGGAAAAGAAGCCCGAGGGTATCCGTCGCGCCATGGGTGATCTTCGCTTGAAGATCGAGGATGCATCCGAGCCGACTCTGAAGACCAAGCGCCGGAAGAAGTTCGTTCCGGCCGGGCAGAGCACGCAGATGATTGTTGGCGCGGATGGTGCCAATGATGCGACCATTCTCGGCACGAGCGCACGGCTGTACGGAAGTTATGGCCTGAAACGGGTCTATTATTCGGCGTTTAGTCCGATACCGGATGCATCCTCCAAGTTGCCGCTCATCAAGCCGCCGCTCGTGCGAGAGCATCGTCTTTACCAAGCGGACTGGCTTTATCGTTTCTATGGCTTTGATATCGGTGAAATTACATCTGCAACCGCAGACGGAAACCTCGATCTGGAACTGGATCCGAAGCTGGCCTGGGCGCTTGCGCATCGGGATCGCTTTCCGGTCGATGTCAACAAGGCGGCGAAGGAGATGCTTCTTAGGGTGCCGGGCTTTGGTACCAAGACGGTCAGATCCATCCTGTCGTCGCGGCGTTTCCGTCGACTCCGGATCGAAGATCTCGGTCGTCTCGGCGTATCCTTGCGCAAGGTGCAGCCCTTCATCGTGGCGGATGGCTGGACGCCGCACCGGATGATTGATCGCAGTGATTTGCGACAGATGTTCTCGCCGCAGCCTGAGCAATTGACGCTGTTCTGA